The Rhodopseudomonas julia DNA segment CGGGCCGGAGCGGTCTGCACTCGAACCGCTCTTTGCCGCAGACAAGACGCGCTTCATCGGAGCGGTCCCGCCGGACGCGATGCCCGCTCTTTACGCGGCGGCCGATATTTTCGTGTGGCCCGCGCTCAAGGAACCACTCGGCTTCGTGTTCCTGGAAGCCATGGCGAGCGGCCTTCCGATAATCGGGGGACGCGGCGGCGGCGTACCGGATCTCGTGCAAGACGGGGTAAACGGCTTGCTCGTTGAGCCGCAAGAGCCACAGAGCGTAAGCGCAGCCCTTTCCCGGCTCGGCGATCCGCAGTTACGGGTGCGGATGGGGGCGGCGGGCCGGCAGATCGCAGCCGAAAAGCACAGCCTCGAAGCGGGCATGAAGGGATTGGCCGCGCTCATCGAACGCGCCTTCACGACACCCCGAGGAGAGGACTGATGCGGGCGCTGATCTGGGTTCAGCATCTTCTGGGCGTCGGCCATGCCGTACGCGCCGGTGCGATTGCGCGCGCGCTTTGTGAAGAAAGTGCCGCCGTCACCCTCGCGACGGGGGCATCTTTGCCGGGCTCGGTCGATACACAGGGCTTCGATGTCATCAGATTGCCGGCCGCGCGGGCCTCTGACCCGGCCTTCAGCGCCATTATCGATGAAGATGGCGGGGAGGTGGACGATGCCTTCTGGCAACGGCGGCGCGACATCCTTCTCGCGCTCATCGACGTGGTTGATCCCGATATCGTGGTGACGGAGGCGTTCCCGCTGGCAAGGCGAGCTTTTCGGGCAGAGCTCGTCCCGTTTCTTCAGAAGTTGCGGGCAAAGCCCCGGCAACCCTTCATCGCTGCGTCGGTGCGCGACATCCTGGTGCGTAAGCCGCCCGACAAAGAAAGGGCGATGGCCGATCTCGCCCTCGCCTATTACGACAAGATCCTGATCCATTCAGATCCGCAGCTCGTCCGGCTGGAGCATAGTTTCGGGGAAGCGGAAAGGCTCGCTCCGCTCGTCACTTACACGGGGTTTGTCAATTCGAGCTCCAACGTGCCCGCACCGTCAGGCGCTGGCGAAGGCGAGGTGATCGTCTCATGCGGAGGTGGGGCGGTTGGACGTGCCATCCTGCAGGCCGCGCTTTCGGCGCGCCTGCATAGCTCCAATGCAGGGACGTGCCTTTGGCGGGTGCTCGCCGGCCCCCATTTAAGTCCTGAAGATTTTGCCGCCCTTACGAAGGCTGCCCCGCCGGGCGTTATCGTGGAGCGAGCACGGCGTGACTTTCCAGACCTTCTGACACGTGCGCGGCTGTCGGTGAGCCAGGCCGGCTACAACACTGCCGTCGACATCTTGCAGGCCAGAGTGCCGGCGCTCCTCGTACCCTTCGCGGCAGGATCCGAGACTGAGCAAACACAACGCGCTGACTTATTTGCCGGGCATGGGCTTGCCGTAGCCTTGCCAGAGAAAACCCTATCGGCGGAGACCCTTGCCAGGGCCGCGGACGAGGCGATGCAGCTTAAGCCAAAAGCTGTCGAGTTTTCGTTGGATGGCGCAAAAAAAACCGCCAAGCTTTTGATCGCGGCGGCGAAAAGAGGATCGTGATGGAAGATGCGGAGCGGTTTTGCGCGCGTTTGGACGCGGCAGCAGAGACCGGAAGGGCGCTTTCCTTCTGGTGGCGCGACGACGATGCGACCGAACCGACGCCCGAACTCGACAGGCTGGCGGGGCTTTTCGGCGAGATCGAAGAGACGAAGCGTCCGCCGCTCGGCCTCGCCGTGATCCCGGACGGTGCGCGCCCGGCGCTCGTCGACCGCCTCGCACGCGAGCCCCATATCGCCATCCTGCAACACGGACTTGCACACAGAAACCATGCGCAGGACGGGGAAAAGAAGTCGGAGTTTCCGCTATCCCGTCCCCTGACGAATTGTCTTGCCGACGTGAAGACCGGTCGCACCCGGTTGCTGCAGCTCTTCGACGGCAAGCTCCTCCCCGTCTTCGTGCCGCCATGGAACAATGTCTCACCCCCCGTAGTAGAGGGCTTGTCGACCCTCGGAATCCGCGGCCTGTCGCGTCTCGGTCCGACAAGGGGAGTCCCTGGAGAGTGCAACACCCATCTCGATATCATCGAGTGGCGAGAGACGCGCGGTTTCATCGGCCGCAAGGCGGCCTTCGCCCTTCTCACGGAGGAGGCTGAGAGGCGGCTCGCCGGCGCCAGCGAACCGATCGGCATTCTCACCCACCATCTCGCCCATGACGAAGCCTGCTGGGACTTCTCCTGCGAATTGCTGACGCTCCTCGCGAGTCACCCCGGAGCAACCTTTCCGCCGCTTCAGGAGCTTTTTGCGCTGCAGGAGCCGGGATACCCGTCGATCCATGGGTGAACCGCCAAGCCCGCGGGAGTTGTTTCGCGCCGTTAAGAAACTCAATCTCTTGCAGCGTTTCCAGGACGCAAGAGATGTCCGCATCGCCGCGGATCCCGCCTGTGCCGAATTCTTGAGGAGTTACCGGAACGGAGCCTATGCCGCCCTTCTTCTCGAAAAGAAATCGGCGGCATCCGGGGGTGTCGATACGGGCCACCTCATCGCCGTATCCACCGAAGACGAAACGCGCCTGAAACACGAGCTGGTTGATCGCTTTCCTCACGCGGCCGTCGCCGGCTTCATCGGCGACGCAGCTCTCAGAGCGGCGGCACACGCCGATCCCCTTGCTGACGATGCTGGCATCCTTACCGAGCCCGAGCCCCGCAACCTCTATACGGTCATCTGCGGGCCCCGCACCGGCTCGACCTGGTTCGTCAATCTCCTGCGCGAAACGGGATGGCTCGGTCGGCCCACGGAGCATCTGCGTCCGCTGATCGTGTTCATGGCCCGCCACCGCAACCGTCTTGGGGTAGATCTCAGCCGTTGGCTCGCCCTTCTTATACGTCAGGAGCAGGAAGACGGGGTCTTCGGGACCAAAATCATCGACGACTTCGCCATTTCCCTTGCGCCCTTTGTCGACAGCAACGAACGGGCAATGGTTGAGCGCCTCGCCGCGAAAGCACACATCATCCGCCTTCGTCGACGCGATCGTGTGGCACAGGCAGTGTCGGAATATATCGCGGAAGCGACTACGGTCTGGCATGTGCGCAAAAACGAAGCGATGGCCGCCTACAGCGAGGCGAAAGAAACCGTCGCCTACGACTATGAGCGTATCCTCGCCTCCTATGAGCGACACAGGGCCGCTGAAGCTGCAATCGATAACTGGCTTCGCGCCACGGGACGGCCAGCACTCGATGTCTTCTACGAAGACGTTCTCGCCGCGCCGGAAGAGCGCCTTGCCGAGATCTTCAGCTTTCTGAGAGGCGAGCCCGCCCCCACCTTGCAGGTGTCATCAACGCGCTACCAGCGGCTCGGTGACGGGGTGAACGAAGAGATGGCACGCCGCTTTCGTGCAGAATTCGGCCTCCAGACATCCTCGTCGTAGCCCCCTTATCGTCACAGACCAAGGTCGCGACAAATTTCTTCTGCCAACATGTCGGTGCAATTCTCGCTGCGCGCGAAATCATCGAAAAGGAGCGACCAGGTGCCGTCGCCCGCATCGCGGTAGGGACCAAATTTGAAATACTGATTCGGGCCGAGATGGTGATGACCGATGCGGCCTGTCACCTGGGCAACGCGCGCGCCGTTGACGAAAAGTTCGATGCGGCCGTCACCGTCGGGTCCGGCGCGCGTGAAAGCGATGATATTGAACCAGCCATCGTCGGCCTCCGGCAGGACCGGCAGGAAGCGTGTCACGCGGAGCTCGTCCGTGCACGCATCGTATTCCGCATGGCGCGCGGGGCGATCACCCCCTTCGGCAATCACCCAGCCACGGCTTTGACTGTCATAGGGGCGGTTCCAGACCTCCGTCTCGCCCGGCCGACAGGGGTAGATCTTGGCCCCGTCAGCGGAGAGGAGCGGCGTCAGAAGTTCGGTTTCGACAGTGAAGAAGAGCTTTCCGTCTCGAAGCCTCAGAGCGAGGAAGGGGCTTGAATTCCCCGGAACGCCCTTCGGAATCGTACGCTTCCATTGCGCCAAGACGTGTCGGTGATCGCCATTCGGACGGGGACCGACGAAGCGCACCGAAAAGCGGTACCAGACGGGCGTTCCGTAAGGCAGATGGGCGCTTTTCGATTCCCACAATTCGGCACGCTCGCTGCAATCTTCGGCCTTTGGCGGACAATGCTCCTTGAGCGTAAGCTCAATCGCCGTCGAGCCGTTCCGCCCTGCGCCCTGCACAAAGCGATAGCTGCCGGCACGCTGTTCGAAATTGTCTTTGTAATAGAGCACGGCAGGATCGAGCGCGCCGCTTTCAAAATTCTCGCGCAGCATTTTCGCCTGCCCGGACGAAGAAGAGAGCGACAGCCAAAGGCCGGCAAACAGCAGCGGCAGACAATAGCGCATCGGTCTCATCACCAGAGGCAGTCATCGCGGCAAGGCTTACCGGCCGCTGTTTGCGCACGCAATCTACGCTCCCCGGGGGCAATTGCCACCGAACGACAGGCAGCGACAATTCCGGCGAACACGACCAGCAGGAAAAAGAAACATGAGGGAGTTGGCTGGGGCGGCAGGATTCGAACCTGCGAATGGCGGCACCAAAAGCCGCTGCCTTACCACTTGGCTACGCCCCAATTCACGCTCGCACGAGCAGTGAATGCGCCTATAAGGGCTTTGGCGAAGTTGGGCAACATGTCGAACCGATCATAAGCCCACGAAGGAG contains these protein-coding regions:
- a CDS encoding glycosyltransferase family protein translates to MRALIWVQHLLGVGHAVRAGAIARALCEESAAVTLATGASLPGSVDTQGFDVIRLPAARASDPAFSAIIDEDGGEVDDAFWQRRRDILLALIDVVDPDIVVTEAFPLARRAFRAELVPFLQKLRAKPRQPFIAASVRDILVRKPPDKERAMADLALAYYDKILIHSDPQLVRLEHSFGEAERLAPLVTYTGFVNSSSNVPAPSGAGEGEVIVSCGGGAVGRAILQAALSARLHSSNAGTCLWRVLAGPHLSPEDFAALTKAAPPGVIVERARRDFPDLLTRARLSVSQAGYNTAVDILQARVPALLVPFAAGSETEQTQRADLFAGHGLAVALPEKTLSAETLARAADEAMQLKPKAVEFSLDGAKKTAKLLIAAAKRGS
- a CDS encoding polysaccharide deacetylase family protein, with the translated sequence MEDAERFCARLDAAAETGRALSFWWRDDDATEPTPELDRLAGLFGEIEETKRPPLGLAVIPDGARPALVDRLAREPHIAILQHGLAHRNHAQDGEKKSEFPLSRPLTNCLADVKTGRTRLLQLFDGKLLPVFVPPWNNVSPPVVEGLSTLGIRGLSRLGPTRGVPGECNTHLDIIEWRETRGFIGRKAAFALLTEEAERRLAGASEPIGILTHHLAHDEACWDFSCELLTLLASHPGATFPPLQELFALQEPGYPSIHG
- a CDS encoding heparin lyase I family protein, producing MRYCLPLLFAGLWLSLSSSSGQAKMLRENFESGALDPAVLYYKDNFEQRAGSYRFVQGAGRNGSTAIELTLKEHCPPKAEDCSERAELWESKSAHLPYGTPVWYRFSVRFVGPRPNGDHRHVLAQWKRTIPKGVPGNSSPFLALRLRDGKLFFTVETELLTPLLSADGAKIYPCRPGETEVWNRPYDSQSRGWVIAEGGDRPARHAEYDACTDELRVTRFLPVLPEADDGWFNIIAFTRAGPDGDGRIELFVNGARVAQVTGRIGHHHLGPNQYFKFGPYRDAGDGTWSLLFDDFARSENCTDMLAEEICRDLGL
- a CDS encoding Stf0 family sulfotransferase; the encoded protein is MGEPPSPRELFRAVKKLNLLQRFQDARDVRIAADPACAEFLRSYRNGAYAALLLEKKSAASGGVDTGHLIAVSTEDETRLKHELVDRFPHAAVAGFIGDAALRAAAHADPLADDAGILTEPEPRNLYTVICGPRTGSTWFVNLLRETGWLGRPTEHLRPLIVFMARHRNRLGVDLSRWLALLIRQEQEDGVFGTKIIDDFAISLAPFVDSNERAMVERLAAKAHIIRLRRRDRVAQAVSEYIAEATTVWHVRKNEAMAAYSEAKETVAYDYERILASYERHRAAEAAIDNWLRATGRPALDVFYEDVLAAPEERLAEIFSFLRGEPAPTLQVSSTRYQRLGDGVNEEMARRFRAEFGLQTSSS